One Neisseria sicca genomic region harbors:
- the rimP gene encoding ribosome maturation factor RimP, translating into MDIQTILEKTLPGLGYELVDFELTAQGTLRVFIDKEGGITVEDCATVSNHLSRVFMVEDIDYKNLEISSPGLDRPLKKAADFVRFAGQQAKIKTRLPVDGQKNFIGRIEGCENDTVTLSFDGKTAQIGLDNIDKARLRPEFKF; encoded by the coding sequence ATGGATATTCAAACAATTCTCGAAAAAACCCTGCCGGGTTTGGGCTACGAACTGGTCGATTTCGAGCTGACTGCGCAAGGCACGCTGCGCGTGTTCATCGATAAAGAAGGCGGGATTACCGTCGAAGACTGCGCGACCGTCAGCAATCATTTGAGCCGCGTGTTCATGGTGGAAGACATCGATTATAAAAATCTGGAAATTTCCAGCCCCGGCCTTGACCGGCCTCTGAAAAAAGCCGCCGATTTCGTGCGTTTTGCAGGACAACAGGCAAAAATCAAAACCCGCCTGCCGGTTGACGGACAAAAGAATTTTATCGGCCGCATCGAGGGTTGTGAAAACGATACCGTAACGCTCTCTTTCGACGGCAAAACCGCGCAAATCGGCTTGGATAATATCGATAAAGCCCGCCTGCGCCCCGAATTTAAATTTTAA
- the nusA gene encoding transcription termination factor NusA, producing the protein MSREMLQLAEALASEKNVEAEVVFQALEFALSTAAKKKADREHMDVRVEIDRDTGEYHTYRRWLIVADEDYTYPDLEKTIEEIQEEIPGTDIQIGDYYEETLPNEGFGRQAAQTAKQIILQRIRDAEREQNLNEFLAVKEDIVSGTVKRVERHGIIVEVVPGKLDALIPREQMIPRENFRGGDRIRALFLRVDEIGNTGRKQVILSRTSGDFLAKLYEMEVPEIADGLLEIREVARDPGQRAKVAVKANDQRIDPQGTCIGVRGSRVNAVSNELAGERIDVVLWSSETAEFVMNALSPAEVSRIVIDDDKHAVDVIVAEDQLALAIGRGGQNVRLASDLTGWQLNIMTVEEADERTAAEDAAIRDLFTAHLNIDDETADILVEEGFATLEEVAYVPAAELFAIEGFDEEIVETLRNRARDAILTMAIASEEKLEEVSDDMRNLDGVDSDMLRKLAEAGVTTRDDLAELAVDELIEITGVDEEAAKKVILAAREHWFTEEN; encoded by the coding sequence ATGAGTCGCGAAATGTTGCAACTTGCCGAAGCGTTGGCAAGCGAGAAAAACGTTGAAGCGGAAGTGGTGTTCCAAGCATTGGAATTCGCCCTTTCTACCGCAGCCAAGAAAAAAGCCGACCGCGAGCATATGGACGTGCGCGTCGAAATCGACCGCGATACCGGCGAATACCATACTTACCGCCGCTGGCTGATTGTTGCCGACGAGGATTACACCTATCCCGACCTGGAAAAAACCATCGAAGAAATCCAAGAAGAAATTCCGGGTACCGACATTCAAATCGGCGACTACTACGAAGAAACGCTGCCGAACGAAGGCTTTGGCCGCCAAGCCGCGCAAACTGCCAAACAAATCATCCTGCAACGCATCCGCGATGCCGAGCGCGAGCAAAATCTGAACGAGTTTCTTGCTGTTAAAGAAGACATCGTTTCCGGTACGGTAAAACGCGTGGAACGCCACGGCATCATCGTCGAAGTCGTTCCGGGTAAGCTGGATGCGCTGATTCCGCGCGAACAAATGATTCCGCGTGAAAACTTCCGCGGCGGCGACCGTATCCGCGCGCTGTTTTTGCGTGTGGACGAAATCGGCAACACCGGCCGCAAACAAGTTATCCTCAGCCGTACTTCGGGCGATTTCCTCGCAAAACTGTACGAAATGGAAGTGCCTGAAATTGCAGACGGCTTGTTGGAAATCCGTGAAGTGGCGCGCGATCCGGGCCAACGTGCGAAAGTGGCGGTCAAAGCCAACGACCAACGCATCGATCCGCAAGGCACTTGTATCGGCGTGCGCGGCTCCCGTGTGAACGCCGTCAGCAACGAATTGGCCGGCGAGCGCATTGATGTGGTGCTGTGGTCGTCTGAAACTGCCGAGTTCGTGATGAACGCGCTGTCTCCTGCCGAAGTCAGCCGCATCGTGATTGACGATGACAAACACGCGGTTGACGTGATCGTTGCCGAAGACCAGCTTGCTCTTGCTATTGGTCGTGGCGGTCAAAACGTGCGCTTGGCATCTGATTTGACAGGTTGGCAGTTGAACATCATGACTGTTGAAGAAGCAGACGAACGTACCGCTGCCGAAGACGCAGCCATCCGCGACCTCTTTACCGCGCATCTGAACATCGACGACGAAACCGCCGATATTTTGGTAGAAGAAGGTTTTGCCACGCTGGAAGAAGTTGCTTACGTTCCGGCTGCCGAATTGTTCGCCATCGAAGGCTTTGACGAAGAAATCGTCGAAACCCTGCGCAACCGCGCGCGCGATGCGATTCTGACCATGGCGATTGCGTCCGAAGAGAAGCTGGAAGAAGTTTCAGACGACATGCGCAATCTGGACGGCGTAGATTCCGATATGCTCCGCAAACTGGCGGAAGCCGGCGTAACCACCCGCGACGATCTGGCCGAACTGGCCGTTGACGAACTGATTGAAATAACCGGTGTAGATGAAGAAGCGGCGAAAAAAGTGATTCTTGCTGCCCGCGAACACTGGTTTACCGAAGAGAACTAA
- the infB gene encoding translation initiation factor IF-2: protein MSNTTVEQFAAELKRPVDDLLKQLKEAGVNKSSGSDSLTLDDKQLLNAYLKKKNGNDGGTISIRRKKTEVSTVSGVKVERKRGRSVTIPSPEELAAEAKAKAASEAQKAEQAEAKDQAAEQAKAEAEAAARAEARAKAEAEAAKLKAAKAAKAEPKVKAEEAKPVEEAEKPAEVKAAESKADDKPVEPAAQTVQAEDKPAQRSSEKPAEGKAKPKQDKGNKGKDAKKAAKPAAPAVPQPVVSAEEQAQRDEEARRAAALRAHQEALLKEKQERQARREAMKQQADQQAKPAAEAKAAEQRKPAEKAKAAPAEGKAANPARAKKEDRHNRDDDNQGRNAKGKGGKGGRDRNARNGDDERVRSGKKGKKLKLEPNQHAFQAPTEPVVHEVLVPETITVADLAHKMAVKGVEVVKALMKMGMMVTINQSIDQDTALIVVEELGHIGKPAAADDPEAFLDEGVEAVEAEALPRPPVVTVMGHVDHGKTSLLDYIRRAKVVQGEAGGITQHIGAYHVETPRGVITFLDTPGHEAFTAMRARGAKATDIVILVVAADDGVMPQTIEAIAHAKAAGVPMVVAVNKIDKEAANPERIRQELTAHEVVPDEWGGDVQFIDVSAKKGINIDALLEAVLLEAEVLELTAPVDAPAKGIIVEARLDKGRGAVATLLVQSGTLKKGDMLLAGTAFGKIRAMVDENGKAVNEAGPSIPVEILGLSDVPNAGEDAMVLADEKKAREIALFRQGKYRDVRLAKQQAAKLENMFNNMGENQAQSLSVIIKADVQGSYEALAGSLKKLSTDEVKVNVLHSGVGGITESDVNLAIASGAFIIGFNVRADASSRKLAENENVEIRYYNIIYDAIDDVKAAMSGMLAPEEKEQVTGMVEIRQVISVSKVGNIAGCMVTDGVVKRDSHIRLIRNNVVIHTGELSSLKRYKDDVKEVRMGFECGLMIKGYNEIMEGDQLECFDIVEVARSL, encoded by the coding sequence ATGAGTAACACAACCGTAGAACAATTTGCCGCCGAACTGAAACGCCCCGTCGATGATTTGCTGAAACAACTGAAAGAAGCCGGCGTCAATAAAAGCAGCGGCAGCGATTCCCTGACGCTGGACGACAAGCAACTGCTGAACGCCTATCTGAAAAAGAAAAACGGCAATGACGGCGGAACCATCAGTATCCGCCGCAAAAAAACCGAAGTCAGCACTGTCAGCGGCGTCAAAGTCGAACGCAAACGCGGCCGTTCCGTAACGATTCCTTCGCCGGAAGAGCTTGCCGCCGAAGCTAAAGCCAAAGCAGCATCTGAAGCACAAAAAGCCGAGCAGGCAGAAGCGAAAGACCAAGCCGCAGAACAGGCGAAAGCCGAAGCTGAGGCCGCCGCCCGTGCCGAAGCGCGCGCGAAAGCCGAAGCGGAAGCTGCGAAGTTGAAGGCTGCCAAAGCAGCAAAAGCCGAGCCGAAAGTCAAAGCGGAAGAAGCGAAACCTGTTGAAGAGGCTGAAAAACCTGCCGAAGTGAAAGCAGCTGAAAGCAAAGCCGACGACAAACCGGTAGAACCTGCTGCACAAACAGTTCAGGCTGAAGACAAACCTGCCCAAAGGTCGTCTGAAAAACCTGCCGAAGGCAAAGCCAAGCCTAAACAAGACAAAGGCAATAAAGGCAAAGACGCGAAAAAAGCAGCCAAACCCGCTGCCCCTGCCGTTCCGCAACCTGTGGTCAGCGCGGAAGAGCAAGCGCAACGCGACGAAGAAGCACGCCGCGCCGCCGCTTTACGCGCCCATCAAGAAGCCTTGTTGAAAGAAAAACAAGAGCGTCAGGCGCGTCGCGAAGCCATGAAACAACAGGCGGATCAGCAAGCCAAGCCCGCAGCCGAAGCCAAAGCTGCCGAGCAGCGCAAGCCTGCCGAAAAAGCCAAAGCCGCGCCTGCAGAAGGCAAAGCCGCCAATCCTGCCCGTGCGAAAAAAGAAGACCGCCACAACCGCGATGATGACAACCAAGGCCGCAACGCCAAAGGCAAAGGCGGTAAAGGCGGACGCGACCGCAATGCGCGCAACGGCGACGACGAGCGCGTACGCAGCGGTAAAAAAGGCAAGAAACTCAAACTCGAGCCGAACCAACACGCCTTCCAAGCGCCGACCGAACCTGTCGTTCACGAAGTCTTGGTTCCCGAAACCATTACCGTTGCCGATTTGGCGCATAAAATGGCAGTCAAAGGCGTGGAAGTGGTCAAAGCCCTGATGAAAATGGGCATGATGGTGACCATCAACCAATCCATCGACCAAGACACCGCCCTGATTGTGGTGGAAGAACTCGGTCATATCGGCAAACCTGCCGCCGCCGACGATCCCGAAGCATTCTTGGATGAAGGCGTGGAAGCTGTGGAAGCCGAAGCATTGCCGCGTCCGCCGGTTGTTACCGTGATGGGTCACGTCGACCACGGTAAAACCTCGCTGCTGGACTACATCCGCCGCGCCAAAGTGGTACAAGGCGAAGCGGGCGGCATTACCCAACACATCGGTGCATACCACGTTGAAACCCCGCGCGGCGTGATTACCTTCTTAGATACCCCGGGTCACGAAGCGTTTACCGCCATGCGCGCGCGTGGTGCGAAAGCAACCGACATCGTGATTCTCGTGGTCGCAGCCGACGACGGCGTGATGCCGCAAACCATCGAAGCCATTGCCCACGCTAAAGCAGCGGGCGTACCGATGGTGGTTGCCGTCAACAAAATCGATAAAGAAGCCGCCAATCCCGAGCGTATCCGCCAAGAGTTGACCGCACACGAAGTCGTGCCGGACGAATGGGGTGGTGATGTACAATTTATCGACGTTTCCGCCAAAAAAGGCATTAATATCGACGCGTTGCTCGAAGCCGTATTGCTTGAAGCCGAAGTTTTGGAACTGACTGCCCCCGTCGATGCGCCTGCGAAAGGCATCATCGTCGAAGCCCGTCTTGACAAAGGACGCGGCGCAGTCGCCACCCTCTTGGTGCAAAGCGGTACGCTGAAAAAAGGCGATATGCTGCTTGCCGGTACCGCGTTCGGTAAAATCCGCGCGATGGTTGATGAAAACGGTAAAGCCGTCAACGAAGCCGGCCCGTCTATTCCGGTCGAAATCCTCGGCTTGTCCGATGTGCCGAATGCCGGCGAAGACGCAATGGTGTTGGCAGACGAGAAAAAAGCCCGCGAAATCGCGCTCTTCCGCCAAGGCAAATACCGCGACGTGCGCCTTGCCAAACAGCAGGCGGCGAAGCTGGAAAATATGTTCAACAACATGGGCGAAAACCAAGCCCAATCCTTGTCGGTCATCATCAAAGCAGACGTACAAGGTTCTTACGAAGCTTTGGCGGGCAGCCTGAAAAAACTGTCCACCGACGAAGTGAAAGTGAACGTATTGCATAGCGGCGTGGGCGGTATTACCGAATCGGACGTCAACCTTGCCATCGCTTCAGGCGCGTTCATTATCGGCTTTAATGTGCGTGCAGATGCTTCTTCGCGCAAACTTGCCGAAAATGAAAACGTGGAAATCCGCTACTACAACATCATTTACGATGCCATCGACGACGTCAAAGCGGCCATGAGCGGCATGCTGGCGCCGGAAGAGAAAGAGCAGGTTACCGGTATGGTCGAAATCCGTCAGGTCATCAGCGTATCCAAAGTCGGCAACATCGCAGGCTGTATGGTTACCGACGGCGTGGTCAAACGCGATTCCCATATCCGCCTCATCCGCAACAACGTGGTCATCCACACCGGCGAACTGTCTTCTTTGAAACGCTACAAAGACGACGTCAAAGAAGTCCGCATGGGCTTCGAATGCGGCTTGATGATCAAAGGCTACAACGAAATTATGGAAGGCGACCAACTGGAATGCTTCGACATCGTCGAAGTCGCCCGCTCGCTGTAA
- a CDS encoding calcium-binding protein, with the protein MDTKQVFRAIVSEEAAAHSASLERSSEPKVFQGTKGNDVYYATHTADNIVEKANEGQDTVYSNVSYTLPNNVENLVLTGSDNIYGAGNNSDNVLVGNSGNNRLYSGRGNDTVYGGAGHDNINGGEGDDQLFGDEGNDILDGAAGNDVLQGGEGNDTYLFGEKSGKDTVIDRQGSNSIRFLDGLSADDLTVTAVRNAEGGQDWRIAVKHTQSVLTISNQYQEGSNMPSVQRFVFANGTLNLNQFIKATQAQVEIRDNAGERIEGTEGNDALNGTVGNDVIDGKAGADMMRGGIGDDTYYVDNAKDVVVENSSEGNDTVISSVSYTASTHVENVTLTGNANIYAAGNNSNNILTGNDGHNRLNSGRGNDTVYGMGGNDNINGGDGNDYLDGGDGNDTINGDAGDDTLIGGAGKDMLKGGTGNDTYIYGSDDTIIDNQGNNTLKFSDDLRVSDIKVNVIDNADGSKNWEITSANGSATIQNQVDAKGHISINQFQFLGENYTAETLLKAVNTGKADQGIKNEGTPNDDVIVGSKFNDELSSGTDGRDVIYGMDGDDIIRDEGTTYWGNEWSSDDKLYGGNGNDKLYARVGADYLDGGAGDDYLEGGDGRDTYVFGKGYGHDTIFDFGFDIDEEFNPTSISNAVKFTGGLTLDDLNISVTPGYDKTGIDYTPDPFDYTINPRLNGNTWTVSIKGSNDVLTIKNQMGSQGAISEFQFDNGTYSTEQIIEHFGLKVSHVRKDGTIIQYLNDDSDTFDQRLYEGSNRIIHGTDNGDTVSVSGNYGGKTTFIGGSGDDTVKVGHDSTIDAGAGNDTISGGSYANTITFGKGSGHDKLSLNASGEDNTVLFSGNLTLKDIDLEINKAGNNKENWVVKLKGSDDTLTVLDAVHSSDGGDTVDAFKFAASGETYSMSQFLTALGHDTAHQGVL; encoded by the coding sequence ATGGATACAAAACAAGTCTTTCGCGCAATCGTTTCTGAAGAAGCCGCCGCACACTCCGCATCTTTGGAAAGGTCGTCCGAACCCAAGGTTTTTCAAGGAACTAAGGGCAATGATGTCTATTATGCCACCCATACCGCAGACAACATTGTGGAAAAGGCAAATGAAGGACAGGATACCGTTTATAGCAATGTCAGCTACACCTTGCCGAACAATGTCGAAAACTTGGTTTTGACCGGTTCGGATAATATTTATGGCGCGGGCAACAATTCAGACAACGTATTGGTCGGCAACAGCGGCAACAACCGCCTGTATAGCGGGCGCGGCAATGATACGGTTTACGGGGGCGCAGGTCACGACAACATCAACGGGGGAGAAGGCGACGACCAACTGTTCGGCGATGAAGGCAACGATATCCTAGACGGCGCGGCAGGAAACGACGTATTGCAAGGGGGTGAAGGCAACGATACCTATTTGTTCGGCGAAAAAAGCGGCAAAGACACAGTAATCGACCGCCAAGGCAGCAACAGCATCCGCTTTTTAGACGGTCTCAGCGCAGACGATCTGACGGTTACCGCCGTGCGCAATGCAGAAGGCGGACAGGACTGGCGTATCGCAGTGAAACACACCCAATCCGTCCTGACCATTTCCAATCAATACCAAGAAGGCAGCAATATGCCTTCTGTCCAACGGTTTGTTTTCGCAAACGGCACATTAAACCTCAACCAATTCATCAAAGCCACTCAAGCGCAAGTAGAAATACGCGACAATGCAGGCGAACGTATTGAAGGCACGGAAGGAAACGACGCGCTGAACGGCACCGTCGGCAACGACGTCATCGACGGCAAAGCAGGTGCGGACATGATGCGCGGCGGCATCGGAGACGATACTTACTATGTGGATAACGCAAAAGATGTTGTCGTTGAGAATAGCAGCGAAGGCAATGATACCGTGATCAGCAGCGTTTCTTATACCGCCTCAACCCACGTTGAAAACGTTACCCTGACCGGCAACGCCAATATCTACGCGGCAGGCAACAACAGCAATAACATCCTGACCGGCAACGACGGACACAACCGACTCAATAGCGGCCGCGGCAACGATACCGTTTACGGCATGGGCGGCAACGACAACATTAACGGCGGCGACGGCAATGACTACTTGGACGGCGGTGATGGCAACGACACCATCAACGGCGACGCAGGCGACGACACTTTAATCGGAGGAGCAGGCAAAGATATGTTGAAAGGCGGAACAGGCAACGACACCTATATTTACGGCAGCGACGATACGATTATCGACAACCAAGGCAACAATACCCTGAAGTTTTCAGACGACCTCCGTGTCAGCGACATCAAAGTAAACGTCATCGACAATGCCGACGGCAGCAAAAACTGGGAAATCACATCCGCCAACGGCTCTGCCACCATTCAAAACCAAGTTGACGCCAAAGGACATATTTCCATCAACCAATTCCAATTCCTCGGCGAAAACTATACAGCCGAGACCCTGCTCAAAGCCGTCAACACCGGAAAAGCCGACCAAGGCATCAAAAATGAAGGCACACCGAACGACGATGTGATTGTCGGCAGCAAGTTTAATGACGAATTAAGTTCCGGCACAGACGGCAGGGACGTGATTTACGGCATGGACGGCGACGACATTATCCGAGACGAAGGCACGACCTACTGGGGCAACGAATGGTCTTCAGACGACAAACTGTACGGCGGAAACGGCAATGACAAACTGTATGCGCGGGTCGGAGCCGATTACCTCGACGGCGGCGCGGGCGACGATTATCTGGAAGGCGGAGACGGGCGCGATACCTATGTTTTCGGCAAAGGATACGGACACGACACCATTTTCGACTTCGGTTTCGATATCGACGAAGAATTCAATCCCACCTCCATCAGCAACGCCGTAAAATTCACCGGCGGCTTGACATTGGATGACTTGAATATTTCCGTGACCCCGGGCTACGACAAAACCGGCATCGACTACACGCCCGATCCGTTTGACTACACCATCAACCCCCGTCTGAACGGCAACACATGGACCGTTTCCATCAAAGGCAGCAATGACGTATTGACGATTAAAAACCAAATGGGTTCGCAAGGCGCCATATCCGAGTTCCAATTCGACAACGGCACATACAGCACGGAACAAATCATCGAACATTTCGGTTTGAAAGTATCCCATGTCCGCAAAGACGGCACGATTATTCAATACCTGAATGACGACAGCGATACCTTTGACCAACGACTGTACGAAGGTTCCAACCGCATTATCCACGGCACCGACAACGGCGACACCGTCAGCGTTTCAGGCAACTACGGCGGCAAAACCACCTTTATCGGCGGCAGCGGCGACGATACCGTCAAAGTCGGACACGACAGCACCATTGATGCCGGCGCAGGCAATGACACCATTTCCGGCGGCAGCTATGCCAATACAATTACATTCGGCAAAGGCAGCGGGCATGACAAATTGTCACTGAACGCAAGCGGCGAGGACAATACCGTATTGTTCTCAGGCAATCTGACGCTGAAAGACATCGATTTGGAAATCAATAAAGCAGGAAACAACAAAGAGAACTGGGTGGTCAAACTCAAAGGCAGCGACGACACCCTGACCGTCTTGGATGCCGTCCACTCCTCAGATGGCGGCGATACCGTAGATGCGTTCAAGTTTGCCGCTTCAGGCGAAACATACAGCATGTCGCAATTCCTGACCGCTTTGGGACACGATACCGCCCATCAAGGCGTTTTGTAA
- a CDS encoding DUF4189 domain-containing protein yields MKHILLVAVMILSSFANANEMSNPCVYHPDLPGCAGNNRPMGQTKRVINIPDRWGAIYFNGANRAIGVSENNTKSAESARREALADCIKNGGGKNPIASNGQGCHFMTEYVNGCGAIAIGGVIGNGRVSAKSDFNLETAEQNAIDSCEKNRPFKCTIRYSGCSRHPDYLRY; encoded by the coding sequence ATGAAGCATATATTATTAGTGGCTGTCATGATTTTAAGCAGTTTCGCTAACGCAAACGAAATGAGCAATCCTTGTGTCTATCATCCTGATTTGCCGGGATGCGCGGGCAATAACCGACCGATGGGGCAAACAAAACGGGTTATTAACATTCCTGATAGATGGGGTGCTATTTATTTTAATGGCGCAAATCGAGCCATAGGAGTATCTGAAAACAATACTAAAAGTGCAGAGTCAGCAAGACGAGAAGCACTAGCTGACTGTATTAAGAATGGTGGTGGCAAAAATCCAATAGCTTCTAATGGTCAGGGATGTCATTTTATGACTGAGTATGTAAATGGATGTGGAGCAATTGCAATTGGTGGTGTAATAGGGAATGGTCGTGTTTCTGCTAAAAGCGATTTCAACTTGGAGACTGCTGAACAAAATGCTATTGATTCCTGTGAAAAAAATCGCCCTTTTAAATGCACCATCCGCTATTCAGGCTGTTCCCGTCATCCAGACTACCTTCGTTACTAA
- a CDS encoding DUF4189 domain-containing protein gives MKKIFLMLLAMQVSPFVLADGLNAINDPVMNPCIQRPDLAGCSGNNQSGGQARRIYKVPNRWGAIYFNPVNRAVGYSENNTEGEESARREALASCIKAGGGQNPIARDGKGCRVMNEFRNTCSAFAVGGKEEGKGGLGWSSNAYVKKAEAEALEYCREHSNECVIRYSGCSRHPDYRY, from the coding sequence ATGAAGAAGATATTTTTGATGTTGTTGGCAATGCAGGTTAGCCCCTTTGTTTTAGCCGACGGATTGAATGCGATTAACGATCCTGTAATGAATCCTTGTATTCAAAGACCGGACTTGGCGGGGTGTAGCGGTAATAATCAGTCAGGAGGGCAGGCACGTCGGATATATAAAGTGCCGAACCGTTGGGGAGCGATTTATTTTAATCCGGTAAATCGAGCTGTTGGCTATTCCGAAAATAATACCGAAGGGGAGGAGTCAGCTAGACGTGAAGCATTGGCAAGCTGTATCAAAGCCGGTGGAGGTCAAAATCCGATTGCTCGTGATGGTAAAGGCTGTCGAGTAATGAATGAATTTCGTAATACTTGTTCAGCGTTTGCAGTGGGTGGTAAGGAAGAAGGTAAAGGTGGTCTAGGGTGGAGTAGTAATGCTTATGTAAAAAAAGCGGAAGCAGAAGCGCTTGAATATTGCAGAGAACATTCCAATGAATGTGTTATCCGTTATTCAGGCTGTTCCCGTCATCCTGATTACCGTTATTAA
- a CDS encoding DUF4189 domain-containing protein — MKKIFLMLLAMQVSPFVLADGLNAINDPVMNPCIQRPDLAGCSGNSQSGGQARRVINIPTRWGAIYYNAANQAIGYSENNTKGYHSANKEALANCIKAGGGKNPLDRNGEGCSLMTEYRNMCGAIVLGGAGGKYRAAAKNADSIAEAEQKAISACEAGQSFKCTVRYSGCSRHPDYLRY; from the coding sequence ATGAAGAAGATATTTTTGATGTTGTTGGCAATGCAGGTTAGCCCCTTTGTTTTAGCCGACGGATTGAATGCGATTAACGATCCTGTGATGAATCCTTGTATTCAAAGACCGGACTTGGCGGGGTGTAGCGGTAATAGTCAGTCAGGAGGACAGGCACGTCGGGTTATTAATATTCCTACTCGTTGGGGAGCGATTTATTATAATGCTGCGAACCAAGCAATAGGTTATTCTGAAAATAATACTAAGGGCTATCATTCAGCCAATAAAGAGGCATTGGCAAATTGCATTAAGGCAGGGGGTGGTAAGAATCCATTAGATCGCAATGGGGAAGGCTGTAGCTTAATGACTGAATACCGTAATATGTGTGGGGCGATTGTATTGGGAGGAGCAGGAGGAAAATATAGGGCTGCTGCAAAAAATGCCGACTCTATTGCTGAGGCAGAGCAAAAAGCAATTTCCGCATGTGAGGCAGGGCAATCATTTAAATGTACTGTCCGTTATTCAGGCTGTTCCCGCCATCCTGACTACCTTCGTTACTAA
- a CDS encoding DUF4189 domain-containing protein, with amino-acid sequence MKKIFLMLLALNSFTALGNPLGGNPTDGYCQTVDGSACGWGGGSSSSRRVYKVPNRWGAIYFNAANWAIGYSENNTEGEEAARREALANCIDSGGGKNPIARSGEGCHLMTEYRNACGAIALGGVKGSGRVSAHGGASIKEAEQKAINGCEKNQSFKCTVRYSGCSYHPDYRR; translated from the coding sequence ATGAAGAAGATATTTTTGATGTTGTTGGCATTGAATAGTTTTACCGCCTTGGGCAACCCTTTGGGAGGGAATCCGACTGACGGTTATTGCCAAACTGTCGATGGCAGCGCGTGCGGTTGGGGAGGTGGCAGTTCGTCTTCTCGACGGGTGTATAAAGTGCCGAACCGTTGGGGAGCTATTTATTTTAATGCGGCTAACTGGGCTATTGGTTATTCGGAAAATAATACTGAAGGCGAAGAGGCTGCAAGGCGTGAGGCATTGGCAAACTGTATTGACTCTGGCGGTGGTAAAAATCCTATAGCCCGCAGCGGAGAGGGTTGTCATTTGATGACCGAATATCGTAATGCCTGTGGTGCTATTGCATTAGGTGGAGTGAAAGGCAGCGGTAGGGTGTCCGCACATGGCGGAGCTTCCATAAAAGAAGCTGAGCAGAAAGCTATTAATGGCTGTGAGAAAAACCAATCTTTTAAATGTACTGTCCGTTATTCAGGTTGCTCTTACCATCCCGACTACCGTCGTTAA